The Xyrauchen texanus isolate HMW12.3.18 chromosome 25, RBS_HiC_50CHRs, whole genome shotgun sequence genome includes the window AGACGTTAAACCTGACCCCTGAAGACGCCGTGGAGGCGCTGATCGGGGCCCACGGTCACCCTCCGCCCCCTCACGTTCAGCAGCAGCTGCAGGCCGGAGGGTTCGAGGGCTACAGAGGAGCGCATCACCACCACGGCCACCCTCAACAGCACCACCCGCACCACCACCAATACGGCGGCATTCCGCATCACCCGGACGAGCTGACGGGTCACCCCGGCGCGCACAGCCACCACCCGCACCACCATCATCACAGCCAGGAACCCGACTGCCCTTCCCCCACCTCCCCGGGCTCCCACCAGCAGCTCCACCACCGtcatcatcaccatcaccacCTGGGCCAACAGGGTCACCATGGTGTGGGAGCTGGCATGAATGTGGAGGACCGGTTCTCCGATGACCAGCTGGTGTCCATGTCGGTACGGGAGCTCAACCGACACCTGCGAGGGTTCACTAAGGACGAGGTGATCCGTCTGAAGCAGAAGCGCCGGACCCTGAAGAACCGGGGCTACGCGCAGTCCTGCCGCTACAAGCGCGTGCAGCAGAAGCATGTGCTGGAGAACGAGAAGACGCAGCTCATCAATCAGGTGGAGCAGCTCAAGCAAGAGATCAACCGGCTGGCCCGAGAGAGAGACGCCTACAAACTCAAGTGCGAGAAACTAACCGGAGCGAACGGTTTCCGCGAGGCGGGATCCACGAGCGACAACCCGTCCTCTCCAGAGTTCTTCATGTGAGTGTCCTTCTTCTGCCCGAGAGCCGCATCCGAGTAATCCACATTACCTATTACGATCATTAGAAGAATAATCCACAAGAAATAATAATCTCATATGTAATCGTCGTGTCATCAACCTGACCGTGTTAGAATGTTGTTTGGGGGAAACTGTAGATTAGTTGCTGCTTGTAGTTCTTTTACCAACACAAGAGAAAGCGAAGAACTGGGTTTTATATTTAGGAAAACGTCAGATCAcaccagaagaagaagaagaagaagaagaagaagaaaacaacaACTATGTTTGGGCTGAGCTGAGACAGGAACTTTGGACTTTTTCcacttggccaaaaaaaaaaaaaagaaaagaaaaggaaaaaaagtcaagAGTTGAGAGCAACACAATATGCAAAACCTTTCTTCTTCTCCTGTATTAACCCTGAGTGTGGCGACAGGGGGAACTTTATGCAACATCTCATTGGTTTATTGCCTGCTTggttatatatagatatatattaaaaataaaaaggaaaaacgacaaaaacaaacacataaatctGCATTAAGGTATTAATCCTGCATGCTGGACATGTATGGTAATCAGTTCTATTTTATACTctgctctttctttctgtctttctttctgtctttctttctttctgttcatTATGTATCATAAAGAGCATGTTTTTTATCTTTAGCTCTTTTTGGGGGGTATACAGATGAGACTGGCTCTCCAGTCGCTCATTAAATGGGTTCATTTGGGCTTGTAAATATATGCAACAGCAAACCTACAACCCGACATCGAAGAGCTGATCGTTTTCCaacttttatgatttgtttttcattttgggaaTGGATTTCCTGTAATGGGCATTTTTGCAGTTGCATTTCAACTTTGTAAAGCGCACTTTTGGGTAATGATTTTGGGTATTggtagttttttttgtttgtttttgtttgggtaGATTTGGACTGAAAATGCAGTTTCAGTAATAATGGGCGAATTTAAAGCACGCgtttcatttgaactgttgcTAAACATCTAGTTATAGCAAGAAACCCAGTTTAGGCTGTtgcataatcttttttttttttttttttttttcaataatagaAGCAATACTTAATGGTCGTATCGTTTCACTTTTTGATGGATTGAATCTCATCGAATGGGCACACTTTCATCAACATTGTTTTTTAGCGAAACGAGCTGCCAGTTTTATAAACCGAAACATTTCAAAGTATAGTTATTATAATCAATCCAGCTCGAGGGGGAAGGCTTACTAAATCAGGGGTTTGTGTATTATTGGCTAACATGAAACTGCGCATGTATTTCAATGttaaatgttttcctttattattttttcttctgcCGGTCAGTAAAAAATAAAGGATTCAGGTTCTGCGTATAATCtcaaactgaaaatgaaatgtcTCATgttattgttctgtttttcttttttttattgttttttttttattattattattatgtccaGATTCTGGTTCTGCTGGCCAGAtgcatagtttttattttaatgattaaattaaCAAACTGTCAGATCATATTGAATAAGCATGGTGCTTGCATCTACGAAATATTGTTAAAAAGTCATGCATTTAACAATCTTGTTTTTGGTTTATTACTGATTCAACTGTGTTGAAATCAAATGTAAACTGCAGCAGcgggttgttgttttgtttgttaatttcatGTATTATGAGGGGATCAATGTTCAAATCTGTttatataaatgataaaaaagaGTAGAGTTCAATTCGGACTGTTTCATTCAGGCTGGTTTCTGTTTCGTTTTTGCTGTTTTTGGAAGAAATGGTTTCCTATTTTGCTTATTAAAGTCAGTGAACTGACATTGATTTGGTAGCCGTCATTTAATGCGTCAATTCCTGTGTCTGTCCAAGTTCTGCAACTTTTAGGCTTTTAGGATCATGCATCTAGAGTATACAGTTATCAGTTAATTATCAATCtatcttattaaaaaaatatatagtaatattttCATGGGTTTGTTTAAcgcattatttaaatatatatatatttatatgaaaaaataCCTGTCCAATTCACATCCTCTATTTCCGGTTAAATGTCTTTGTTTAGCGTATACGAGcgcatatataaatgtatataagatattaaaagtGGTTTTAACTGCGCGttgatgtaatttaatttatttatttttcaaaaattcatGCACAAAAGCTAAAGtatccctctgtgtgtgtgtgtgtgtgtgtgtttaggcctTCAGTTGTGCCTCGACCTGCAGAATTTGCAGCGCCTCACGTGCTGACTCGAGCAGAAATGCAGCGTGCACGCGCGCTCAGTAAAATGAGATCTTTGACCTTGCGCTCAAAGCCCAGATTGTGGGAATAGGACAATTAACCCTTCAGCCGCCCATTACAACCAACAAATGCACATTTCAAACTCATTTGAGAGGTGGGTTGCTCAAATATGGAGGTTATATTTAGGGaccctttttactccagtgaatatttcatgTTTAAGTCGACTTCACAAAATGTCCACCGAAAATCAGTTCACTAAACACACACTATATTGGCATAAGCTGTCACACTTGATGGGAACCTGACATTGAATAGCCTATTATAGGCTTTTTCAccacattaaaatattaaaacaattatgaaacacaaaacaattcatgaaatATCTAAAATGGAAAAAGGTCAGGGGTGTCGATACAGGCAAGTATAACCCCCACTATTtctaccatgatcaatggaaatatgTAAACGCTTCATGCTGCAACCCCTCTCAATAATCAAGCTAAATCTACGCCCTTGAAAAAGGTTACATGGcgcaaaatattttgtaattaatgcatTGAATAAAGTTCAGAACATTTAGGCCTAAAATGTGACAATGTAACCCAATAAAAATATGAGGAAATTTCCCTGACctaaaaatgatgaaaaataccCTTTCAGGTAAAATCGGCCTTCATTATTTGATCCTTGCCTTTATGCCAGTGTGGTCTTATTGTCTTCACTTGCTTAACTATTACAATATATACTAATATAGACATTTTCCCACACACtatatgcaataataataataataataatatatgttcatatatggTTTTCACTGATGTAGAAAGTACATACTTGCAAACACAtacttatacatatatacatatttcaaaatattgcaAAAATGGCAGTTTTCATATATGTAAGATATATTTCCCCAATACTAGTGggatttatatatgtacataaatgctcaaatatatgaaatacaattttatataaatgcTCATACATGGCCATATAGCCGATTTCTGTATGGGTGAAGGGAAAGAATTCGCAAGAAGCTTTCTCATTTATGTCTGTTTTAACTAAGTGTTTGAAACCAGCATAGAGTcaaccactgctagagaaaacaagcaATTGTGTCATTTGACTTTCGGCTCAAAACCTTACTGACATAAAGCCCTTCCCcaagtgacaactagccccagtctcccctatataTAACTAGGCGTACGTGTTTTCTGTAAGTTCAGTTTGTCGCACGATTCAAAATCATTTCTGGTCACACTTTACATTAGTGTTCATGTTACTGCATAGTTACGCAAGTACGTTttgtgggtaacactttattttacagtgtacttgttatacatattacatgtaatgACTATAGGAGTAAgagtaaattatgcataattacaagcaactaaccctaaatcaaacccttaccctaaacctatagtaagtacatgtattttacatgtaattaatgtgtaattagcCTATTTTGTGTGCAGCTTACAGCCTAATCACACATTGCTATTATTAATAGTTATTAGTTACGTATGCATTTGTGTTAGTCTCCCCAAAACTGCTAAATAATATAAGTAAAACACATAATGTGTAACGCCAACTTCATGCCCCTGTAAAAATAttggtaacacattacaataagtttcccttcattaacattagttaatgcattatctatcattaactaacaatgaacaatctcATTTTGTTAATGCTCAGATTCAagtgttcattgctagttcatagtacattaactaatgttaacatatacaacttttgatttcaaAACGATATTAGTTTATGTTGAAATGAGCATTAACCgagattgataaatgctgtataagtattgttcattgttagttcatcttAACTAATgctattaactaatgttaataaatggaaccttattgtaaggaGTTACCAAACTGTTTAATCAGGCACTCATTTTAGAATTGTGTTTTTGAGCTTTGCGCTTGCTCTTCAGAGACAAGGGAAAGTGTTGTTAGGATTTCCTGACGGTTTTCAGTTTCTGGTGTCAGAACATTATCTGCTGTGTGTCTGCACAATCTCAAGGGCAGAGCGAAGCGTTGAGGGCCAAGCCAGATACCTCACTGAGCCAAGAGCAGAGCTCACACAACAACCTATATAAGAGATCACATTTATACACAATAAagccataataataatagtaataatagcaCTTCTTGTTGTGTGAAGTAACTCTTCAATGTTAGCTACAATAGAAGCACCTTTCATAGCAGTTCATATACGCTTGAGTGAATGATATAAAACATAACGCATGCTCCAGTCTGCCTCCAGTCTCCACCAGAGCTCTTATGTGCTAATAGCAGGAAGTCAACCCTTTTATGGGAATATTGTTTACAATTTGCTGCAATTATATTTGTCCATGTAAACATTGGTATATATAGTCGTGCAGTAAAAGAAGCAACCCATAAACCAACCTTTTACTATCTGTATTGAGTTAAATGCTCAATTATTATGACATTTTAGTGTCAACAGGAAAAATCAATTACACTCACTGTTGCTTTTGTTCAATCAGCACTTAAATTGTTATCGATTCTTATCCTTAGCATCTGATGTACACTTATTTTCttctttattattgttaatatgttaacattaatgcattagggCTGTGAACAATAAACAcgatatttacagtatttttaacaTTCATAAATATGCAGTACTATAGTTAGTTGctagtttatgttagttcataatgcattcattaatgttaaacatgtatttgtatatgtagaaattaacatatctAATATTTAGCAATTTCATAGTTCAAGTTAACTCTTGCGTTAAGGGTTATTTCATCTTCTGTCCGCCATTTGTCTGTTTTTTCAACGCTTTATGAATGTATCTGAGATCCGTAAAGATGTGCAAAGAAAAGGACGGACAAGAAAGGACAGAGGATGAGGAGTGAAAGAATGAAGGAAAAAAAGAATGATGGAATGGGAAGCACATTGACGTATTGACCCCGGTGCACTTGAAAGACCTgagtcacacacatatacacacatcatctgtctctctctttctcatagtCAGACAATAAAGTGCTAGTGGCATGACTTTCAATTACTTATATAGAACAGGTGTATGCATCAAACGACACAAACTAACATTCACGCAAAGCCAACGACAAAGATTGATCGAGACATACAGGCAAGAATATACCTGCATGcattcacacagtcacacaatCAGATCAGATACAGACACAGATTTATGCAGTAACACAAATAAAGTGATAATCAGAAAACTCATAAATAAAGCATCTCAATATATTTCATAGTGTTCCCGCATATAACTACTCATGCAATATGGGTTCTCATAAATTCATAAAAACATGCGTGAGTGTCTGCTTATTTTCTTTCTGGCTCTGAAAGCGAGTGCATTCTTATCAGAAGATATTGTTACAGAAATATCGGCACTCTTGGAATGGCGCCTGTCCAATCAAATTAGAGGACCACAACTACCTATCATTTATTTTGTagcatacagtggcaagaaaatgtatgtgaaccttGCTGGTTTTCTGGatgaattggtcataaaatgtgatctcatcttcatcaaagtcacaagtgtaGACAAGTATAgagcttaagctaacaacacacaaacaattacaatcttaaatgtctttattgaacacatcccattaaacattcacagtgctgtggaaaaagtaagtgaacccttggatttaataacttgtCCGTCCtcatttggcagcaataacctcaaccaagtgctcacattcttcttcttttgtctttgtttttttggcaatttgcattcctCTTGCagatcgccacctactggtcggggctggccaaaggtggagatttatagaaaaaaaaggtcttaaatattgacgCACCAATCATATCgtttcagaatatatggatttaaccacttatggatttatttttattctatctttatgtgattttcagagattcaaaattctggtcaccattcacttacattgtatggacctacagagcagagatattcttctaaaaatgttttttcatgttctgctgaagacagaaagccatacacatctgggatggcatgagagtgagtaaattatgagagaattttcatttttaggtgaactaatggTTATCCTGTTTACACGGAATTCATTGTCTAAGTGGGGCCAATAGTCTGATAATTGCTTGTCTATGCAAAAATAGTCAATAAGTGTCTATTCTGGTTTTAGTTCAGTGGGTAGCACAGGCCTATCATACTGCTGTACATGTTTAATCCTACACATGTTTACTCCTCTACTGCCTCATTTACGTTTTTCATATTGATCTCCAGAAATGATTTAAGACAGCATATCATTTTTAATAGGTTCAATACAGTTCACCAGGATAAAGAATCAATTACATGCCACACTCTAAAtcatgtataaataataataataaatataatagtaaatacagtaattaataataatttctagTTTTGCTTGCAAAATGTAATGACAATTGTGTAATGTGAAAATTGTGGGACTGAATCACAACTCACGATGACATCGGACCTTCTCTACAGCACTGTATCCTCATGATCCTCATGGACATAAGATTGAGCCTGGACTGCATCATTTACAGCTCACAACAAGGGCGTAGCTTTGGCTTGAACATGACggatttacatgtttccattgatcgttGGATAAATATTGGGGGGGGGTTGTACTCACTTGTTTCGATTATTGGGGAGGTTAAATCGTTGCTTCTGTCCACCACTGTATTGCTGTTCGAAATGACCGAACTCTCGCACGTTCGTTCCTCTCTTGTATACAAAGCGCACGCTTCCGACTTCTCGTGTGAACGCGCCATTGCGCTTATGTCACACAACAGCTCCGTGATGAGTTGACTGCTGGCAGGATgcagtttttaaaagttaataaagttttaattatcaaatgatcttttacacaaacctatcgatttgcttcagaagacattaattgatcaactggagtcatgtggattacttttatgctgcctaaatgttccttatggaccatcaaacagccagcagaccAATGGCACCCATTcgattgcattgtatggacaaacagagctgaaatgtgcttataaaaatcttcattcggttctgctgaagaagaaatacgcacatctgggatggtttaaaggtgagttaatcatgagagaattttcatgtttgggtgaactattcctttaagggtaaTCCCAGTCATAATCTTTATATCAAATCAATAAACAACCGCCAGATCACTAACCCTTTTCGGTTGTTATCTCTAGACATCTACGTCACGCACCAAGGAGGTCTGTAATAACTGCAGAAGGCTGTTAGTATTTGTGCATTCCCTCTAGAAGTGCACAACCTCCTTgttgccatctttgctcatgggctCTCAGTTCTGTGCacaggtttttttgttgtttcagcCAATAATCTTGGCTGTAAATGTCATGTGACTAATCACGCTGGAGACGCAGCAAAATAACCTCATGGCACCACAAGAATGCACACTATCCCAGACCCTACAATAGTGACTAACCCTGACCCTTGCCTTGCACTACTGACCTCCCAGCATCCCATTTTTTGATTTCATGGGTTTGAATTGACCAGACAATAAAAGTACATAggaaacctgaatggaaatggaATCTGAACATCAGACTGTGGCTGCACCACATCTCCAGCTCCCTCCTGGTACCTCCAACTACTATGGCCTGTCAGGAAATCAAATAAAGTAGACAAACTAACTAATCTCTtgaagatttaaaggaatagttcacccaaaagtgaaaattctgtcatcatttactcatgctgctctttttaaaaaaaaatttttttatgaacTGAACATGAATGCAGACAAAAATTTGCaactagtctcatagaatgaatgttactgtaACAAAATATTTGCACACTTTTAGGTGCCGAATTCTACGCTTCATCAAAGTTTAACACTAGAGTCGctacaactgtgcgttttattcacacaaatcatgacattaatggctgattatgacttaatTAATACTTATTTTTTTGCACTGTTATTCACACACTAATATGTTATGATATGATATTGAATCACTTTTACTGTAACACATCTTTTGAAAAAGGATACATTTttacgcttgtattacagaccacctacatttatacacttattccaaagtGACTATCTTCCGTTCTAGCTCACccgatagagtgttggactttagaCTCGCAAGCTGACACATGAGACGAAAGTGTAATAGAAGGTGGttgcttcttttcttttctcttttttaagaaaaaaaaaatgattgtagtttttggacactattggtttggtttaggtgttggtttagggtaaggatgtctgttttgtgtctcctctcatttgattttaggacactattggtttggATTAGGATAAAGGTTTAgattagggaggtacgttttactaaTTAAAACCTTCATCTTATATTCACctgaaaaaccttgtctgattacggcAGAATTTCACTCAATTTTGgtgccccccactggacatttaactgggaaactgcagccaaatatatttttgcaataaTATTGCCACGGTCATGTAATGTTCACGAGACCAGGCTGaaaattgaagtcattattttgctgaaaatcttcaacattttttgttattttaatacaaatttgaattttgatctgaaatctcatttgcatttccACATATTAAAAAATGCCACCTTAAGATGAATTGCACCTGGTTTGATGTCAGTGATTTTAAACGCCATTGGTTCTTGTATGCCTAAACTGTACAGTATGTGATGCCAATGCGtcaagtttgaatatgcagaaaTTCGACTAAGGGAATATTTTCATAATTAActatttaaatttcagtctgtttctcacacaaagctatattAGGGAGGAGTGTGTAGTTTAAACTACGAAATGTTTATAGTCTTGTGTTTGTCATCTTCACTATATAAATTATGCACATACAGACCTGAGCAAGGGCTGGGTGGTATggctacaataataataataataataataataataataataataataataatactgaattattattgtggGACCCAGTCAAGTCCATTATTAGAataaaatactgaataattattgCTATTATTTTCAGGATTAGATTTGATTAATACAATAGTAATTTGTTTCTGTGGTATATTGATCTATCAAGTTTAAAAGATGTGTTGTATGTCTTTAAAAAGGGTGTCTGTTAGTCATTGATCAATGGGGTAATAGACAAGCATGATTGGGTAATGTGACCTTACCCTGCTAAAAAGTCTGGGGTTCCCCCTCTGTGTGAAAATATAGAAATGTGCAGTGTACCCCTGAACCGTGAGTGATGTCTGTTCTTTTGCCAGTAAAGCGGTGAGACTGGACTGTGTTTTAATGAAGCTATCGAAAGCTTTAACATATACAAATAATGGTTCGCTCAGTTCATCGAGGCGAATGGAATTGAAGCGGAAAGGCAAAGAGCAGTGTTTTTATCGGTGGTAGGTGCAAAATGCATAGCATCAAAATTGTCAAAGAGGAATAAAAAGG containing:
- the LOC127619272 gene encoding transcription factor MafB-like, which gives rise to MLQLSSASRLDTRSDHCMRTEGEEKQKSGFATLVNTLLRSRDTMSADLSMGPELPTSPLALEYVNDFDLMKFEVKKEAMAGLDRSNIRQCNRLQPQGSVSSTPISTPCSSVPSSPGFSPTEQKNHLEELYWMPSGAYPQQIDPQTLNLTPEDAVEALIGAHGHPPPPHVQQQLQAGGFEGYRGAHHHHGHPQQHHPHHHQYGGIPHHPDELTGHPGAHSHHPHHHHHSQEPDCPSPTSPGSHQQLHHRHHHHHHLGQQGHHGVGAGMNVEDRFSDDQLVSMSVRELNRHLRGFTKDEVIRLKQKRRTLKNRGYAQSCRYKRVQQKHVLENEKTQLINQVEQLKQEINRLARERDAYKLKCEKLTGANGFREAGSTSDNPSSPEFFM